The following is a genomic window from Sutcliffiella horikoshii.
ATTCCTTCAATCGTTGTTCCACATCTATTCCTCCTTGGTTCATTTTTGAATGTGCAAATGATTAGGGTGTTAAGATTTCCAGCTGTTGATTGGAGCACAGGGCGGAGACTCCGGAGGGAGGTAGCGGTAGGTTGAGACCCCGCAACGGAGTGAGGAGGCTCAAGCACCGCCCCTCGGAAAGCGAAGCCCAGTGCGTAAATCAACAGCGGCGTTTAACAGAGCCTATAAAAAAACAAAAAAACTCGCCCCTCAAAAAGGGACGAGATATTCGCGGTACCACCCTAGTTAACAAAAGAAAAACACTCTTTGTTCGCTCTGTTCCAGATAACGGCTATCTAACCGGTCCACCTTTACAGCATCGCTTTTTCGCTGCTGGTCCAAGTGTCACTCAAGAGGTGAAATATTCACTCATTCTTCCTTTAAGATGCTTTCAGTCTGCGGCACCTTTTCCCTGGTAAGGTCTGAAATGAGCTACTTGCCTCTCTCATTGCTTTGTTCAGTATGTAACTATTGTTATATTATATTGAAAACACGTGCCGGATGCAACTCTATCCACGTAAATAATACATTAAAATTCCGGCTGCAACGCCGACATTCAACGATTCGCTCTGACCATGAATCGGGATGTATAGATTCCGGTCTGTCATGTCCAGATGTTCCTGGGCCATTCCTTTTCCTTCATTGCCAAGAATCAGCGCGAAAGTATTGGATGGTTGAACTTCTTGAAATGGTACACCGTTTTGTAAGGAGGTTCCGTAAACAGGTGTGTTTAGTTCTTTACACTGCTTGATGTAGCTTTTGAGTTCGCCTCTAAGTATTGGCAGGTGAAAAATCGATCCTTGTGTGGAGCGAATCACTTTGGAGCTGTAAAGATCAGCGCACCCTTCTCCTAAAATAACCATGTCCATACCGGCAGCGTCCGCTGTTCTTATCATTGTGCCCACATTTCCCGGGTCTTGAACATTATCGAGCAAAAGAATTTTTTGGTTAGGTTGTATTAGGTATTCATTTTCTTCTTGAATGCGGCAAATCGCTGCTACTCCCTGAGGCGTTTCTGTTTCACTTATTTCCTTTAGCACATTCGGAACGGCATAAATTAGTTCCACATGGTTCAGATCCCATTCTTTTGGGATGGATCGGTCTTCAGAAATGATGATTTCTTCCACAAGGTTGTCCACTTTCAGTGCCTCTTCCACCAAGTGAAACCCTTCAATGATAAATGTTCCGGATTGTTCACGTTCTTTCTTTTTCTGCAGTTTTTTCCACTGCTTCACTTTATTATTCTTTACGGATTCTATATGTTTCAATGCTTGTTTCTCCTTTTCCGCTACTCAATACTGCTATTATACGCATTTTGGACACATAATTAAACTATCTATTGGACATGATATGTGTTGATACTATTTTTCCTACGAGGTGATAAGGATGAATTTAAATTTACGTCATGCGATCCGTCAGAATGTGGAAGGAAATTCTCAAGACCAGCTTAGAGAGACAATCTTAGATGCCATCAATAAAGGCGAAGAAAAAATGCTTCCAGGTTTAGGCGTGTTGTTTGAAGTAATTTGGGAGAATTCTTCTGAGCAGGACAAAGCTGAAATGCTCTCAACTTTAGAGGATGGACTGAAATAGTATTGGATTAAGGCAGCTCCTTTGAGGGGCTGTTTTTTTAATCTGTCTACTTAAAAGTGAGCATATCATCTTTTTATTAAGACCTCTCTCCATGGATTTTCACCTGACAGAGGTCTTCATACCCTCCATCAAGACCTCTCTCCTTGCTTTTTCATCCAACAGAGGTCTTCATTGACCTTGCCAGTCCTCAAACAAGAAAAAACCGCCCACAAAACGTGAGCGGCGGACCTTCCAAAACTATCAATCAAACGTCAATCTACTTACAGTATCCGCATCCAACTTCTTGATCACTTCTGCAATCAATTTCACCGCGTTTTCGTAGTCATCGCGGTGCAACATTGCTGCGTGAGAGTGGATGTAGCGTGTTGCGATGGTAATGGACAGTGCAGGTACACCTTGAGCTGTCAGGTGAATCGCGCCGGAATCTGTTCCGCCTCCTGCAACAGAGTCGAACTGATATGGAATTTCCATTTCGTCGGCTACACCTGTAACGAAATCGCGTAAACCTTTGTGGGAGACCATGGATGCATCATAAAGGATGATTTGCGGGCCTTTCCCCATTTTGCTTAGAGCTTCTTTTTCTGTAACTCCTGGAGTATCTCCTGCAATTCCTACGTCTACACCGAATCCGATGTCAGGTTGGATCAGGTTTGCAGACGTTTTTGCACCACGCAAGCCAACTTCCTCCTGTACAGTACCTACTCCGTACACCACGTTTGGATGGTCAGCACCCTTCAACTGTTTCAACACATCAATCGCGATGGCGCAGCCGATACGGTTATCCCAAGCTTTTGCTAGAAGCATTTTTTCGTTGTTCATGACTGTGAATTCGAAGTAAGGAACAACTTGGTCGCCAGGGCGAACTCCCCATTCTTGTGCTTCTTCACGGCTGGATGCACCGATATCAATGAACATGTCTTTGATGTCTACCGGTTTTTTGCGTGCTTCTGGAGGCAGGATGTGTGGTGGCTTAGAACCGATCACACCTGTAACGTCTCCTTTAGAAGTTACGATTGTTACGCGTTGTGCCAGCATTACTTGGGACCACCAGCCGCCAACCGTTTGGAAACGTAAGAATCCGCGGTCATCGATATGTGTAATCATGAAGCCCACTTCGTCCAAGTGACCTGCTACCATTACTTTTGGTCCGTCTGCTTTACCGACTTTTTTAGCGATTAAGCTTCCCAATCCGTCTGTGAATACTTCATCAGCGAATGGCGTTATGTATTTTTTCATTACGTCGCGTGGTTCTTTTTCGTTGCCTGGAATACCCTTGGCATCTGTTAGATCTTTCAACATTGTTAATGTTTCATCTAGCTTTGTCATGTATTTCGACCCCCTTAATAAATATCAATCCAACAATTATTATACAGAAAACTCTTACTAATGTAAAAAGGATTAGTAACCTTGCTGTTGTCTTTCGTGATTCACCTGGTTCTTTTCCAAGTATGCCTGCTCTACTTCCGCCCACTCAAATCCAAGCATTTCACCTAATTGAATATAGGAATCCAGTAATAGATAATAATTTTCTTCAGACAAATCGTCTTTAAAAATAGAGACTATCTGATAAACTCTATTGAATTGCTCTGTTAGCGAGGCTGCCTCCTCCGCAAGCCCTCTAGAAGCTTCGGGACCGTACCCAAAGGTCAATCCAAGGGATAGTATAAAATGGACCCCGTCCACATACTCTTCAAGAATGACTCCGCGTTCAGCAGGAGGCTTCACACTCCAGAATTTAAAGCAGCGAGTTTCATTCGCCAATTCACCAAGCTCTACAAGCAAAGCCAATACTTTTTCGTCAACCAAATCCTCTTTTCTCAACCCGTGTTGTGATTCGATTTTTGTATCAAGCTCTCTTTGCATGTCGTATAAACGTCGTAAATTCAAAAATATCGCCTTCTTTTTTAAAAATTTTATAAAAAAATGAAACCTTATGATACCTACACCCGTATATAAGGTATTTTATAACACAATCTGTATTTTTGCGAAGGAGTAGCAAATATGTTTATGATTCTCATTCGTCTTGCTTTACTTGCACTTTTTGCTTTTATTATTTATTCCATTTTTAAGTACCTCCTGAATCCTAAAAGGAAGCTGGAGATTGCGCATGAACAGAAGAATTTCTACCTTCTTGATCAAAAAAGCAATGTAAGGAAGAATTTTCTCCTGACCTATAAAGGGGTCATGTTTGAAGGGGAAAAATATTTGGGGACCACTGACAGAGCGTTCGAGGTCATTTCCATTTTCATCTGGCCGAAGAATCCCGAAAAGTTGCAAGGATTGAAAAAGCATGACTTTGAATTTATTCAAAAAGAGGTACGAAAGCAATACCCGGATGCTTTGATTGATTGGAAAAGTCCCATAAAAGAGTTTTTAAAAGATGAAAGAGGTTAATGCTTAGTGGCGTTAACCTCTTTCTTTTAACCTTAAAAAGCAATCCTTCTTAAATGAAGGATTGCACCTACAATTATTAATTAGTTTCTCCTATCTGTGCCACAATTACTTTACCATTCTCGTCTAATAAAGGGGTGAGTGCGCACCCTTGCGCACTCCATGTGTATAAATAATTAACACCTGTTTGACGATCAACCCATATAGATATTAGGCTACCCTGTTGAGAAGTTTGTACCAACTTTTCATCAAAACGTTTATCATCATTTTTATCTTTTTTATTGAACATCATTTACCACTCCTTATAAATACTTAATCTAATTTCACATTGATAAATATTATTGCATGTTCGTCTCTTCTGGTAAAAGCGAAAGTGGAGCCCAGCTGATTTGTCAGAAGCCAGCCATCTGTTTCAATGAGGGAAAGTCCCCCCTGAAAACCTGCCCCTTCATCCATCCTGGCCAATACTGTCACAGTCTCATTTTCAGTGGAGATGGTAATAAAAAAACCAGCCATACTAGACTGGTCTTATCCTTTCATTTTATCCCCTACAAATTGAACATCTGTTCCAACAATTACTTGCAGGTTTGTTTGGTTTACTTTTATAACCCCTTTGGCACCATGTTGTTTTAAAGAATTTTCTTGTACTTTACTCATATCCTTGATCGTTAATCTGAGTCTTGTTGTACAGTAATCAACAGTAGTAATATTTTCCTTACCACCAATATCATAAATAAAATTACGAGCCATTACAGAATATTTATCTTCACCTGTTCCTTTTTCTTCTATTATATCTTCTTCATCTTCCCGACCTGGTGTTTTTAAATTAAATGTCCTAATAAGAAAATAGAAAACAAAGAAATAGACTGCACCATATGTTAAACCGATGATTAAAAGTAACAACGGCTGTTGTGCTATCCCCCAATTCAGGAAAAAGTCGATGGCACCGGCAGAGAATCCGAAACCATGCTTAATATCCAATAAGTAAACAATAACCATGGAACTTGCTGTTAATAATGCATGTATGACATATAAAAACGGAGCCAGGAACATGAAAGTAAACTCAATCGGCTCTGTAATACCAGTTAAAAATGAAGTAAAGGCGATACCAATCAGCATTCCCGATACAGCTTTACGGCGATGTTTTTTTGCTGTTGCAACCATCGCTAGCGCTGCAGCAGGCAAACCGAACATCATGACAGGGAAGAAACCGGCCATAAAAATACCAGCTGTCGGGTCACCTGCAAAAAATCGATTTAAATCCCCAGTTGCACCATTATATTCTCCAAATACAAACCATACTAAACTATTGAGTACATGGTGCAAGCCTATTGGAATGAGAAGACGGTTCAAGAATCCGAAGATACCAACTCCTACTGCTCCTGCATCTATTATCCACTGACCGATGTTGTTAATTAATTCTTGGATTGGAGCCCAAATGACTCCAAATATTCCCGCTAAGATTACCATCACAGTAGCGGTAATAATAGGAACAAAACGTCTTCCGGCGAAAAACCCAAGCCAATCAGGCATTTTAATATCATGAAATCTGTTATAAAGCAATCCTGCTACAACCCCTGATATTATTCCTCCTAGTATGGCCATATCAATCTCTTCATTAATTGCTTGGGTACCACTTACTAATACTAGGTAACCTATTGCAGCAGCCAAGGCCGCAGATCCATTATTGTCTTTGGCGAAACCAATCGCTATCCCAATAGCAAATAAAAGCGCAAGATTAGCAAACACTGCGTTCCCTGCGTTTGCAATAAACTCAATATTCAATAAGTCCTCTTGTCCAATTCTTAATAATATTGCTGCAGCGGGAAGCACAGCAATCGGCAACATTAGTGACTTTCCGATTTTTTGTAAAAAACCAATCATTTTTATCAATTCTCCTTAATCTTTTGTAAGTGCTTGCAACGAAGTAATACTAGCACATATCACAAATAGTTGTCTATACCAATATTTCCGGGGAACAC
Proteins encoded in this region:
- the sspI gene encoding small acid-soluble spore protein SspI, whose amino-acid sequence is MNLNLRHAIRQNVEGNSQDQLRETILDAINKGEEKMLPGLGVLFEVIWENSSEQDKAEMLSTLEDGLK
- the nagE gene encoding N-acetylglucosamine-specific PTS transporter subunit IIBC, with translation MIGFLQKIGKSLMLPIAVLPAAAILLRIGQEDLLNIEFIANAGNAVFANLALLFAIGIAIGFAKDNNGSAALAAAIGYLVLVSGTQAINEEIDMAILGGIISGVVAGLLYNRFHDIKMPDWLGFFAGRRFVPIITATVMVILAGIFGVIWAPIQELINNIGQWIIDAGAVGVGIFGFLNRLLIPIGLHHVLNSLVWFVFGEYNGATGDLNRFFAGDPTAGIFMAGFFPVMMFGLPAAALAMVATAKKHRRKAVSGMLIGIAFTSFLTGITEPIEFTFMFLAPFLYVIHALLTASSMVIVYLLDIKHGFGFSAGAIDFFLNWGIAQQPLLLLIIGLTYGAVYFFVFYFLIRTFNLKTPGREDEEDIIEEKGTGEDKYSVMARNFIYDIGGKENITTVDYCTTRLRLTIKDMSKVQENSLKQHGAKGVIKVNQTNLQVIVGTDVQFVGDKMKG
- a CDS encoding DUF6440 family protein, yielding MMFNKKDKNDDKRFDEKLVQTSQQGSLISIWVDRQTGVNYLYTWSAQGCALTPLLDENGKVIVAQIGETN
- a CDS encoding dUTP diphosphatase, yielding MNLRRLYDMQRELDTKIESQHGLRKEDLVDEKVLALLVELGELANETRCFKFWSVKPPAERGVILEEYVDGVHFILSLGLTFGYGPEASRGLAEEAASLTEQFNRVYQIVSIFKDDLSEENYYLLLDSYIQLGEMLGFEWAEVEQAYLEKNQVNHERQQQGY
- a CDS encoding TrmH family RNA methyltransferase, whose translation is MKHIESVKNNKVKQWKKLQKKKEREQSGTFIIEGFHLVEEALKVDNLVEEIIISEDRSIPKEWDLNHVELIYAVPNVLKEISETETPQGVAAICRIQEENEYLIQPNQKILLLDNVQDPGNVGTMIRTADAAGMDMVILGEGCADLYSSKVIRSTQGSIFHLPILRGELKSYIKQCKELNTPVYGTSLQNGVPFQEVQPSNTFALILGNEGKGMAQEHLDMTDRNLYIPIHGQSESLNVGVAAGILMYYLRG
- a CDS encoding M42 family metallopeptidase, whose translation is MTKLDETLTMLKDLTDAKGIPGNEKEPRDVMKKYITPFADEVFTDGLGSLIAKKVGKADGPKVMVAGHLDEVGFMITHIDDRGFLRFQTVGGWWSQVMLAQRVTIVTSKGDVTGVIGSKPPHILPPEARKKPVDIKDMFIDIGASSREEAQEWGVRPGDQVVPYFEFTVMNNEKMLLAKAWDNRIGCAIAIDVLKQLKGADHPNVVYGVGTVQEEVGLRGAKTSANLIQPDIGFGVDVGIAGDTPGVTEKEALSKMGKGPQIILYDASMVSHKGLRDFVTGVADEMEIPYQFDSVAGGGTDSGAIHLTAQGVPALSITIATRYIHSHAAMLHRDDYENAVKLIAEVIKKLDADTVSRLTFD